Proteins encoded in a region of the Vicia villosa cultivar HV-30 ecotype Madison, WI linkage group LG5, Vvil1.0, whole genome shotgun sequence genome:
- the LOC131605026 gene encoding uncharacterized protein LOC131605026, with product MAPPMKTGRRNPSYSFLDPNLDSLGCLAKKITPDESTNFREKYGYILSLLKMPFTKYEQEGVHTLLQFYNPPLRCFTFTDYLLVPTLEEYSLFLGVPIKKEVPYYGTMKAPDSIEIAKALYLSKSVVEANLTKKGGGFGFCMEFLVKRGCEAAEAKEWDTFRAILALGIYGIMMFSNIPNFVDMNAIHMFILQNPVPTLLGDVYHSIHHKSSQKGGLVRFCAPLLYRWFRSHLPECGAFVDNRHTSMWAERIMGLRAKDIVWHNRSLDDMEVIMSCGKFKNVPLMGLRGGINYNPVLARRTFGYAFISPPEQTEIAENIFYHSATDSGQMAEAVQAWKSICWRDKKHFGQRDCATYEDYTKWVESVVAVRGMPFPPKDPLYPPAGEQPNIVSMPRYNRTVEQN from the coding sequence aTGGCCCCACCAATGAAGACTGGTAGACGCAATCCCTCTTATTCTTTCCTGGATCCGAATCTGGATTCCCTTGGGTGTTTAGCAAAGAAGATTACGCCAGATGAGTCAACCAATTTCCGAGAAAAATATGGGTACATTCTGAGCcttctcaagatgccgttcaccaaGTACGAGCAAGAGGGAGTTCATACTTTGCTTCAGTTCTATAATCCTCCCCTTCGCTGCTTCACGTTCACCGACTACCTCTTGGTTCCAACATTAGAAGAGTATTCCCTATTTCTTGGCGTTCCTATAAAGAAGGAAGTACCATACTATGGCACCATGAAGGCCCCTGATTCCATTGAAattgctaaggctctttatttgagcaagtcggtCGTGGAAGCAAATCTCACTAAGAAGGGAggaggttttggtttttgcatggAGTTTTTGGTCAAAAGGGGTTGTGAGGCTGCTGAAGCAAAGGAATGGGACACATTTAGGGCTATCCTGGCTCTAGGTATCTATGGTATCATGATGTTCTCGAACATTCCTAACTttgttgacatgaatgcaatTCATATGTTCATTCTGCAGAATCCGGTTCCTACActtttgggggatgtttatcactcCATTCATCACAAGAGTAGTCAGAAGGGAGGTTTGGTTAGATTCTGTGCTCCGTTGTTATATCGTTGGTTCAGGTCACATTTGCCTGAGTGTGGCGCTTTCGTTGATAATAGGCACACATCTATGTGGGCTGAGAGGATTATGGGGCTTAGGGCCAAAGATATTGTCTGGCACAACAGATCTTTAGATGACATGGAAGTTATTATGAGTTGCGGAAAGTTCAAAAATGTACCTCTCATGGGTCTTAGAGGTGGAATCAACTATAATCCCGTCCTGGCTAGGAGAACATTTGGATATGCTTTTATCAGTCCCCCTGAGCAGACAGAAATCGCTGAGAATATTTTCTATCATTCGGCCACCGACAGTGGGCAGATGGCAGAAGCTGTACAAGCCTGgaagagtatttgttggagagataAAAAACATTTTGGTCAGCGAGATTGTGCTACTTATGAGGATTATACTAAGTGGGTCGAATCTGTGGTTGCTGTTCGAGGGATGCCCTTTCCCCCCAAAGATCCTTTGTACCCCCCTGCTGGTGAACAACCCAACATTGTCTCCATGCCTCGTTATAATCGAACTGTTGAGCAGAATTGA